The window GGTGTCGCCGCTCAAGAAGCTCGCGCCGTCACCGCGACTGACTCTGCCGCTATCGCCCGTGCCAAAGCTGCCCTGGACAACCTCGACATCGCCGAAGGCCTCGCCGAACTCGAAGGCGCCTCCGCCCGTGTCGCCGTCGACGAAAAGCGCATGATCAACTGCCGCGCCGACCTCAACCAACTCGTACCCTTCAAGTACGACTGGGCCTGGCAGAAATACCTGGACGGCTGCGCAAACCACTGGATGCCGCAAGAAGTCAACATGACCGCCGACATCGCCCTCTGGAAAGACCCGGAAGGCCTGACCGACGACGAGCGCCGCATCGTGATGCGCAACCTCGGCTTCTTCTCCACCGCCGACTCCCTGGTTGCCAACAACCTGGTCCTGGCCGTGTACCGCCTGATCACCAACCCGGAATGCCGCCAGTACATCCTGCGCCAGGCGTTCGAAGAGGCGATCCACACCCACGCCTACCAGTACTGCATCGAATCGTTGGCCATGGATGAAGGCGAGATCTTCAACATGTACCACGAGATCCCATCGGTCGCGAAAAAAGCCACCTGGGGCCTCAAATACACCCGTTCGATCTCCGATCCGAAGTTCGAAACCGGCACCGTCGAAACCGACAAAGAGCTGCTGCGCAACCTGATCGCCTACTACTGCGTTCTGGAAGGCATCTTCTTCTACTGCGGCTTCACCCAGATCCTCTCCATGGGCCGCCGCAACAAAATGACCGGCGTCGCCGAGCAGTTCCAGTACATCCTGCGCGACGAATCCATGCACCTGAACTTCGGCATCGACGTGATCAACCAGATCAAAATCGAAAACCCACACCTGTGGGATGCCGAGATGAAGGAAGAAGCTTCGCAGATGATTCTGCAAGGCACTCAGCTGGAAATCGAATACGCACGCGACACCATGCCTCGCGGCGTGTTGGGCATGAATGCGGCGATGATGGAGGACTATCTGAAGTTCATCGCTAACCGTCGTCTGTCGCAGATTGGGTTGAAGGAAGAGTATCCGGGGACTACGAATCCGTTCCCTTGGATGAGCGAGATTATGGACTTGAAGAAAGAGAAGAATTTCTTTGAGACTCGGGTTATTGAATACCAAACCGGTGGTGCGCTTAGCTGGGATTGATTTCCAAGCTCGCCACGATTTGACGTTAACAATCCGAATCGAAAAACTGAAAGCCTTGGCCATGGCCAAGGCTTTTTCATGCAGGAATGAAAAGCAGCCTGAAATCATTTAGTGCAATTTGAAACGTTGGCTATAGGCCTGTTGTA is drawn from Pseudomonas sp. 31-12 and contains these coding sequences:
- a CDS encoding ribonucleotide-diphosphate reductase subunit beta; protein product: MLSWDEFDKEDSGETVVKGANAGHATEANMDRLDTAGGVAAQEARAVTATDSAAIARAKAALDNLDIAEGLAELEGASARVAVDEKRMINCRADLNQLVPFKYDWAWQKYLDGCANHWMPQEVNMTADIALWKDPEGLTDDERRIVMRNLGFFSTADSLVANNLVLAVYRLITNPECRQYILRQAFEEAIHTHAYQYCIESLAMDEGEIFNMYHEIPSVAKKATWGLKYTRSISDPKFETGTVETDKELLRNLIAYYCVLEGIFFYCGFTQILSMGRRNKMTGVAEQFQYILRDESMHLNFGIDVINQIKIENPHLWDAEMKEEASQMILQGTQLEIEYARDTMPRGVLGMNAAMMEDYLKFIANRRLSQIGLKEEYPGTTNPFPWMSEIMDLKKEKNFFETRVIEYQTGGALSWD